The Plutella xylostella chromosome 9, ilPluXylo3.1, whole genome shotgun sequence genome has a segment encoding these proteins:
- the LOC105382878 gene encoding putative malate dehydrogenase 1B, with translation MSIRFIIAGESQCQLFAQACLVADYLAQNLPNIRYDTIQKPVLEWKPWLCKINMKNNWHHCSSPLIWKELMMKGSKPYYIGSATQFWDYCYSYYKLETFITCDKLRELIPNIEQFKQEIEIETKALKCGEVHEEIKSNITVPKNNFVVCISGAEMNIVKHLIFNLLEMIVEEKNISEIYIYDIKNSKSYMKYIERESSCFKNNPKTLKYAEKIGFALTHADLLIVLDHAPYDDEDSIGFWLHANRRIMENLAHMINPCAPSSMKILFPNIGPSCYNATVLANAMIRIPKWNIVVATSDLGMEMAPVAAEIAEVPHRNMFCPPVWGFVGINHLIDIRTTIHRYNSFDPYSRFLKVQDSTLKIGSLKPQLRTMEYLMAFDESLWIKVAERKHKIPEGQIGINKAEAVLNVVKLWLLEEDPENYTNLGIRCDGTFGLTFDGVFSQPAHLINGVWQPARDYMTPKDPHMKLPYLQYIAELSMKFQEKDLPKIYNICPCDCTGHTSLCWKS, from the exons ATGAGTATTAGATTTATAATAGCAGGGGAGTCACAATGCCAATTATTTGCACAAGCATGCTTGGTAGCTGATTATCTAGCACAAAATTTACCAAATATTCGCTATGACACGATACAAAAGCCCGTCTTAGAATGGAAG CCATGGTTATGTAAAATTAACATGAAAAACAATTGGCACCATTGCTCATCTCCTTTGATATGGAAAGAACTTATGATGAAAGGAAGTAAACCGTATTATATTGGCAGTGCAACGCAATTCTGGGACTACTGCTACTCTTATTACAAATTGGAAACCTTTATAACTTGTGACAAACTAAGAGAATTAATCCCAAACATTGAACAATTTAAGCaagaaatagaaatagaaacaAAAGCACTCAAGTGTGGAGAAGTACATGAAGaaattaaaagtaatattACAGTCCCAAAGAATAATTTTGTTGTTTGCATATCTGGCGCGGAAATGAATATTGTAAAACATCTCATATTCAACCTTCTAGAAATGATTGTTGAAGAGAAAAACATTTCAGAAATATACATCTATGATATCAAAAACTCAAAGTCTTACATGAAGTACATCGAGCGAGAATCGAGTTGTTTTAAGAACAACCCCAAAACTTTGAAATATGCCGAGAAGATTGGATTTGCCTTGACTCATGCCGATTTATTAATAGTACTAGATCATGCACCTTACGA tgaTGAGGATTCTATAGGGTTTTGGCTTCATGCCAATAGAAGAATCATGGAGAATTTAGCGCACATGATAAATCCATGTGCTCCATCCAGTATGAAAATTCTGTTCCCAAATATTGGCCCATCATGTTATAATGCCACGGTTTTGGCAAACGCGATGATAAGGATTCCGAAGTGGAACATTGTTGTAGCAACATCAGACCTGGGGATGGAGATGGCACCAGTTGCAGCAGAGATTGCGGAAGTTCCACATAGAAATATGTTCTGTCCACCTGTATGGGGTTTCGTCGGCATTAATCACTTAATTGATATCAGAACTACCATACATAGATACAATTCCTTCGATCCTTACAGCAGATTTCTCAAGGTGCAGGATTCTACCTTAAAAATTGGCTCCTTAAAACCTCAATTGCGAACCATGGAATATCTCATGGCATTTGATGAATCATTGTGGATTAAAGTAGCAGAGCGTAAG CATAAAATACCGGAAGGACAAATTGGAATAAATAAAGCTGAAGCAGTATTAAATGTGGTAAAACTATGGCTTCTTGAAGAAGATCCTGAAAATTACACTAATCTCGGAATTCGATGTGACG GGACATTTGGACTAACTTTTGATGGTGTATTTTCTCAACCCGCTCATCTCATTAATGGTGTATGGCAACCTGCCCGGGATTATATGACTCCTAAAGATCCACATATGAAGCTACCGTATCTACAGTATATTGCTGAATTGAGCATGAAATTTCAAGAAAAAGATCTTCCCAAAATCTATAATATCTGTCCTTGTGATTGTACTGGTCATACCAGTCTTTGTTGGAAATCATAG
- the LOC105382877 gene encoding THAP domain-containing protein 2, which translates to MGRCNVLGCPMKRYKKHSNISLHKLPKCKKTRDKWLDILGAENVVTTKYTYICSLHFEEKCFNRTLDVIRLRDDALPSRELLIPAQFDDCDKEQSVTLKEEFEEKATCSTFNYAESPAQFDDGEKQDSVPHKVFEEKVVWLVCGTTDNTTNTEEDKTPLVIQKLKSKCKEQTIKIKRLNEKVKRQSKRIADLKTLIKDLKKNRNDEYASVLEQCAGQALNIFLKDPIHGRANPRTCRQQ; encoded by the exons ATGGGTAGATGCAATGTGTTAGGCTGCCCCATGAAACGTTACAAAAAACATTCAAATATATCGTTGCACAA attaccaaaatgtaaaaaaactaGAGATAAGTGGCTGGATATACTCGGGGCCGAAAATGTAGTCacaacaaaatatacttatatttgttCCTTGCATTTcgaagaaaaatgttttaaccGAACATTGGATGTAATAAGACTGCGCGATGATGCTTTGCCTTCAAGGGAGTTGTTG ATACCAGCTCAATTTGATGACTGTGACAAAGAACAATCTGTTACTCTCAAAGAGGAATTTGAGGAAAAAGCTACCTGCAGCACTTTTAACTATGCAGAG TCACCAGCACAATTTGATGACGGTGAGAAACAAGATTCTGTTCCTCACAAAGTATTTGAAGAGAAGGTTGTCTGGCTTGTCTGCGGCACTACTGATAACACTACTAATACAGAGGAG gacAAAACACCACTGGTCATTCAAAAACTTAAGTCTAAATGCAAAGAACAAACGATAAAAATCAAAAGATTAAATGAAAAAGTGAAAAGGCAGTCTAAGAGAATAGCAGATttgaaaactttaataaaagatttaaaaaaaaataggaacGATGAATATGCGTCTGTGTTGGAGCAGTGTGCAGGCCAGGCcctaaatattttcttaaagGACCCCATTCACGGGCGCGCCAATCCGCGGACTTGTCGCCAgcaataa
- the LOC105382874 gene encoding ribonuclease P protein subunit p30, whose translation MDPQEIGYCDLSISKNFDLTQLQIIEKLGFNTVALNTYVEEVCEEPKKKKKKGAVREKQDYFPEPVPLPDDIKRNSKLNILQRVTIEISDASIALKINQSENIKKYDIIAVLPKTLQAFQYACGTMDVEIITFALETRIPFKVSRKLYRQAAERGIFFELMYSAAIKDTTARKNIISTAHNYHAVGKSKNLILSSGAEQPAQVRGIHDVINLGFLLGVNSNEGIKLILNNPKQLINKAKGRRSGKLYMEVSAVSEVEDSSMVEE comes from the coding sequence ATGGACCCACAAGAAATAGGTTACTGTGATCTTTCGATCAGCAAAAACTTCGATCTAACCCAGTTGCAAATCATAGAGAAATTAGGGTTCAATACAGTGGCCTTGAATACCTATGTTGAGGAAGTTTGTGAAGAACccaaaaaaaagaaaaagaaaggaGCAGTAAGGGAAAAACAGGATTATTTCCCAGAACCAGTTCCTTTACCTGATGATATTAAGAGAAACTCTAAACTTAATATTTTGCAAAGGGTAACTATAGAAATATCAGATGCCAGCATAGCTCTTAAGATTAATCAATCGGAAAACATTAAGAAATATGACATTATAGCTGTGTTACCCAAGACTCTCCAGGCATTTCAGTATGCTTGTGGCACGATGGATGTTGAGATCATTACATTTGCTCTGGAAACTCGGATCCCTTTCAAAGTTAGCCGTAAACTGTACAGGCAAGCTGCAGAACGTGGGATTTTCTTTGAACTTATGTACTCGGCCGCTATCAAGGACACAACTGccaggaaaaatataataagtacagCTCATAACTACCACGCTGTTGGCAAATCCAAGAACTTGATACTTTCTAGTGGAGCCGAGCAGCCAGCACAAGTGAGAGGCATTCATGATGTCATTAACTTGGGTTTCTTACTGGGAGTAAACAGTAACGAAGGTATAAAGCTTATTCTTAATAACCCTAAGCAGTTAATTAACAAGGCAAAGGGACGAAGGAGCGGGAAGCTGTACATGGAAGTGAGTGCAGTAAGTGAGGTAGAAGACAGTAGTATGGTGGAAGAATAA